The following are encoded in a window of Acropora muricata isolate sample 2 chromosome 6, ASM3666990v1, whole genome shotgun sequence genomic DNA:
- the LOC136920015 gene encoding melanocyte-stimulating hormone receptor-like, whose product MNSNDTNLTSLSSRSASPVFVCGAYTWILTETVESYTSILIKAFACPLTIFLNLLIILAVIKRRELDKNSNILFSSMAVADLLVGAVSMPTNFIYEVSILLAKDLRVFGICRLASVNLVVLYGAASSSFYHLTVIAFERYVAIKFWTNYKSLITRPRVKCLVLSAWFLTLCGTVSAFVTQMDEINDNLVSILHVISGSKTLFCLALIVYCYISAYAAMRSRKQNDVSQISALRKAKAVESTIARAMAILTMVLLISFIPSVLFILRRSVPFYRTSTYFRWSQLLLQLNSLLNPLLYCFVLNRQFRKEVFKMLKITTSRFEEPVAVGANLPTAARHIRRQIATAEFVEEQEQTQSAEEQHQDRSSVVPLNSAHLPAAPSKTSFSRDSHSVLHRPLSRRATVCGGEFLGKVEEEFQGPGKQKNIMSKHLLHYEGRSRSLSVDGHHRRWLNTQPTLQNLRLPSEDDRSICDG is encoded by the coding sequence ATGAACTCCAACGATACCAACTTAACCTCGCTCAGTTCGAGAAGTGCGTCCCCGGTGTTTGTCTGTGGAGCTTACACGTGGATCTTAACAGAAACCGTCGAATCTTATACTTCGATCCTCATCAAAGCCTTTGCCTGTCCTCTCACTATATTTCTCAACCTCTTGATCATACTCGCTGTCATCAAACGAAGAGAATTAGATAAAAACtcaaacattttgttttctagCATGGCCGTAGCGGATCTCTTGGTAGGTGCCGTCTCCATGCCCACAAATTTCATTTATGAAGTCAGCATTCTTCTTGCGAAAGATCTCAGAGTATTCGGAATTTGCCGTCTGGCATCGGTTAACTTGGTAGTCCTGTACGGAGCCGCCAGTTCGTCCTTTTATCATCTGACGGTAATCGCTTTTGAGAGGTACGTTGCGATTAAGTTCTGGACAAATTACAAAAGCTTGATCACCAGACCCCGAGTTAAGTGTTTAGTCCTTTCTGCATGGTTCTTGACTTTGTGTGGTACCGTCTCTGCGTTTGTTACTCAAATGGATGAAATTAACGACAACCTCGTAAGCATCCTTCACGTCATTTCAGGCAGTAAGACTCTGTTTTGCTTGGCCCTTATTGTGTATTGTTATATTTCGGCCTATGCTGCCATGCGCAGCCGCAAACAGAACGACGTCTCACAAATATCTGCACTGAGAAAAGCCAAAGCGGTTGAGAGCACTATCGCCCGAGCCATGGCCATATTGACTATGGTATTGTTAATCTCCTTTATTCCATCAGTCCTCTTCATTCTCCGGAGGTCTGTTCCATTTTATCGCACTAGCACGTATTTTCGTTGGTCGCAGTTGCTTCTTCAACTGAATTCTCTCCTAAACCCATTGCTCTATTGCTTTGTCCTCAACCGTCAATTCAGAAAGGAAGTCTTTAAGATGTTGAAGATCACAACATCGCGGTTCGAAGAACCTGTGGCAGTGGGTGCTAATTTACCGACCGCAGCACGCCATATCCGGCGACAAATTGCCACAGCTGAGTTTGTCGAGGAACAGGAACAGACACAAAGCGCAGAAGAACAACACCAAGACCGCAGTTCTGTGGTACCATTGAACTCGGCTCATCTCCCAGCGGCCCCCAGTAAAACGTCGTTCAGCCGGGACAGCCATTCCGTGTTGCATCGCCCATTATCACGCCGCGCAACAGTTTGCGGTGGTGAATTTCTTGGAAAAGTTGAGGAGGAGTTTCAGGGGCCTGGTAAGCAAAAAAATATCATGTCAAAGCATCTGCTGCACTATGAGGGTCGATCTCGATCACTTAGTGTCGATGGACATCATCGCAGATGGCTCAACACACAGCCAACGTTGCAAAATCTTCGTTTGCCTTCAGAGGATGATCGAAGTATTTGTGACGGCTAG